Proteins from one Bradyrhizobium roseum genomic window:
- the purC gene encoding phosphoribosylaminoimidazolesuccinocarboxamide synthase: MSRRRRIYEGKAKVLYEGPEPGTLIQHFKDDATAFNAKKHQVIEGKGVLNNRISEYLFQHLNDIGVPTHFIRRLNMREQLIREVEIVPLEVVVRNVAAGSLSQRLGIEEGTQLPRSIIEFYYKNDQLNDPMVSEEHITAFGWATPQEIDDIMALAIRVNDFLTGLFLGIGIRLVDFKMECGRLFENEMMRIIVADEISPDSCRLWDIKSNEKLDKDRFRRDLGGLLEAYTEVAKRLGILMENERPAGTGPVLVKS, from the coding sequence ATGAGCCGTCGACGCCGTATTTATGAAGGCAAGGCCAAGGTCCTGTATGAAGGCCCGGAGCCAGGTACCCTGATCCAGCACTTCAAGGATGATGCGACCGCGTTCAATGCCAAGAAACACCAGGTGATCGAGGGTAAGGGCGTCCTCAACAACCGGATTTCGGAGTACCTGTTTCAGCACCTCAACGACATCGGGGTGCCGACCCATTTCATCCGCCGCCTCAACATGCGCGAGCAGTTGATTCGCGAGGTCGAGATCGTGCCGCTGGAAGTGGTGGTGCGGAACGTGGCGGCGGGTTCGCTGTCGCAGCGCCTCGGAATCGAGGAGGGCACCCAGCTGCCGCGCTCGATCATCGAGTTCTATTACAAGAACGATCAGCTCAACGACCCCATGGTCTCCGAGGAGCACATCACGGCCTTCGGTTGGGCCACGCCGCAGGAGATCGACGACATCATGGCGCTGGCCATCCGCGTCAACGATTTCCTCACCGGCCTCTTTCTCGGCATCGGCATCCGCCTTGTCGATTTCAAGATGGAATGCGGCCGCCTGTTCGAGAACGAGATGATGCGGATCATCGTCGCCGACGAAATCTCGCCCGACTCGTGCCGGCTGTGGGATATCAAGTCGAACGAGAAGCTCGACAAGGACCGTTTTCGTCGCGATCTCGGTGGGCTCTTGGAGGCCTATACCGAAGTGGCGAAGCGGCTCGGCATCCTGATGGAGAACGAGCGTCCGGCTGGTACCGGTCCGGTGCTTGTGAAGAGCTGA
- a CDS encoding DUF1476 domain-containing protein, whose protein sequence is MTTFDKREEGFEKKFALDEEQKFKAEARRNKLLGLWAAEKLGLTGDAATAYSKEVVAADFEEAGDKDVQDKVMKDFAAKGLAVTAAEVRVKMDELMATAALQVKAGT, encoded by the coding sequence ATGACCACTTTCGACAAGCGCGAGGAAGGTTTTGAGAAGAAATTCGCCCTCGACGAGGAGCAGAAGTTCAAGGCCGAGGCGCGCCGGAACAAGCTGCTCGGTCTTTGGGCAGCTGAAAAACTCGGTCTCACTGGCGATGCCGCCACGGCCTATTCCAAGGAAGTGGTCGCGGCCGATTTCGAGGAAGCCGGCGACAAGGACGTGCAGGACAAGGTGATGAAGGATTTTGCCGCCAAGGGCCTTGCCGTCACCGCCGCCGAGGTGCGCGTCAAGATGGACGAACTGATGGCGACCGCTGCCCTCCAGGTGAAGGCGGGGACGTAA
- a CDS encoding LysR family transcriptional regulator produces the protein MDSDALLTFLTIHRRGGISSAAKALHRSQPAISRRIALLEQELGVPLFERIAGRTMLSDAGRVMVPYAERAVAATQDAENAVRALARPNSGPVALAVVGTLAGGRLSTILKRFAAEHPDVELSLRTATSAEVSDLIRRGEATIGLRYDRDRSRELDCELLFAERLQVVCALDHPRAGRRIAKLAELRGERWIAFPAVPGRREITASHVFALFQTHGLGEIDWTPVDSLTAQKRLVEAGLGIALLSESNYAEERRHKTIATIDVGDLKASDDVVTITRRGGFLSAAARRLLEIVRKEYKKARMANGD, from the coding sequence ATGGACAGCGATGCGCTTCTCACCTTCCTGACCATTCATCGTCGCGGCGGCATTTCGAGCGCGGCAAAGGCGTTGCACCGCTCGCAACCGGCGATCTCGCGGCGTATTGCGCTGCTGGAGCAGGAACTCGGCGTGCCGCTGTTCGAGCGGATTGCGGGGCGCACGATGCTGAGCGATGCGGGCCGGGTGATGGTGCCCTACGCCGAACGCGCGGTCGCCGCTACGCAGGATGCGGAGAATGCGGTCCGCGCGCTGGCACGGCCGAATTCAGGACCGGTTGCGCTCGCGGTGGTCGGCACGCTGGCCGGCGGGCGGCTGTCGACGATTCTAAAACGCTTCGCCGCCGAACATCCCGATGTCGAATTGAGCCTGCGTACCGCGACCAGCGCGGAGGTCAGCGATCTGATCCGGCGCGGCGAGGCGACCATCGGCCTGCGCTACGACCGCGACCGTTCGCGCGAACTCGATTGCGAGTTGCTGTTTGCCGAACGGTTGCAGGTGGTGTGTGCGCTCGATCATCCGCGTGCCGGCCGCCGTATCGCGAAGTTGGCCGAATTGAGAGGTGAACGCTGGATTGCGTTCCCCGCGGTGCCGGGCCGGCGCGAGATCACGGCTTCGCATGTGTTTGCGCTGTTTCAGACCCACGGACTCGGTGAAATCGACTGGACGCCGGTCGACAGCCTGACAGCACAGAAGCGCCTGGTCGAAGCCGGCCTCGGCATCGCGTTGTTGTCGGAGAGCAATTACGCGGAAGAACGGCGGCATAAGACGATCGCGACCATCGATGTCGGCGATCTGAAGGCAAGCGATGACGTCGTCACGATAACGCGCCGCGGCGGATTCTTGAGCGCGGCGGCGCGGCGGTTGCTGGAGATCGTTCGGAAGGAATATAAAAAGGCGCGAATGGCAAATGGCGATTAG
- a CDS encoding isocitrate lyase/PEP mutase family protein, with product MRTQVEKAEAFRALHARAGAFIIPNPWDAGTAKLLAAMGFEALATTSLGLANTLGSATVSLDAIIENCRTIAGATDLPVNADLENGGADDPKTAAKAIARAAEAGCVGGSIEDFTGNPREPIYDFSLAVERVQAAAEAARALSFPFTLTARAENFLYGRKDLDDTVRRLQAFEAAGADVLYSPGLYDLDTIRAVVSSIGKPFNLVMGFADPTLTLDQLSKAGVKRISVGGAMARYALAAFMRSAREMKDHGAFTFVREMAPMKEVRAAFK from the coding sequence ATGCGAACCCAGGTAGAAAAAGCCGAAGCCTTCCGCGCGCTGCATGCGCGCGCCGGCGCTTTCATCATCCCCAATCCCTGGGACGCCGGCACGGCCAAATTGCTCGCTGCGATGGGGTTCGAGGCGCTGGCGACCACGAGCCTTGGCCTTGCCAACACGCTGGGCAGCGCCACCGTCAGCCTCGATGCGATCATCGAGAACTGCCGGACGATTGCCGGCGCCACCGACCTGCCCGTCAATGCCGATCTGGAGAATGGCGGCGCCGACGATCCGAAGACCGCGGCGAAGGCGATCGCGCGCGCGGCGGAGGCCGGCTGCGTGGGCGGTTCGATCGAGGATTTCACCGGCAATCCGCGCGAGCCGATCTACGATTTCTCGCTCGCGGTCGAGCGCGTACAGGCCGCCGCCGAGGCGGCGCGCGCGCTCTCCTTCCCGTTCACGTTGACGGCGCGGGCAGAGAATTTCCTGTACGGCCGCAAGGATCTCGACGATACCGTCAGGCGGCTGCAGGCGTTCGAGGCGGCTGGTGCCGACGTGCTGTATTCGCCGGGCCTTTACGACCTCGACACCATCCGCGCGGTGGTGTCATCCATCGGCAAGCCGTTCAATCTGGTGATGGGCTTTGCCGACCCGACGCTGACGCTCGATCAGCTCTCGAAAGCCGGCGTCAAGCGCATCAGCGTCGGCGGCGCGATGGCGCGCTACGCGCTTGCCGCCTTCATGCGGAGCGCCCGCGAGATGAAGGATCACGGCGCGTTCACCTTCGTGCGCGAGATGGCGCCGATGAAGGAGGTCAGGGCTGCATTCAAGTGA
- the cynS gene encoding cyanase, translating into MKREDLTEKLLDIKREKGWSWKYICEKIGGYSEVLIVGAVMGQMKLTKPQAANAGELFGLSKSETAMLNEIPMRGTGTPMPPTDPLIYRFYEMVMVNGPAWKALIEEEFGDGIMSAIDFDMAIDRVANPKGDRVKITMSGKFLPYKYYGASGNVPEYGFKEE; encoded by the coding sequence ATGAAACGCGAAGACCTCACCGAAAAGCTGCTCGACATCAAGCGCGAGAAGGGCTGGAGCTGGAAATATATCTGCGAAAAGATCGGCGGCTATTCGGAGGTGCTGATCGTCGGCGCCGTCATGGGCCAGATGAAACTGACAAAGCCGCAGGCGGCCAATGCCGGCGAACTGTTCGGGCTCTCCAAATCCGAAACCGCGATGCTGAACGAGATCCCGATGCGCGGCACCGGCACGCCGATGCCGCCGACCGATCCCCTGATCTACCGCTTCTACGAAATGGTGATGGTCAACGGCCCGGCGTGGAAGGCGCTGATCGAGGAGGAATTCGGCGACGGCATCATGTCGGCAATCGACTTCGACATGGCGATCGATCGCGTCGCCAACCCGAAGGGCGACCGGGTCAAGATCACGATGTCCGGCAAATTCCTGCCGTATAAATATTACGGCGCCAGCGGCAACGTGCCGGAGTACGGGTTCAAGGAGGAGTGA
- a CDS encoding ABC transporter ATP-binding protein, with protein MTDKFISIEGIARRYPGADGAPITVFENLWLSMGRGEFGCVIGHSGCGKTTVLNILAGLDEPTEGAVIVDGQAIEGTSLDRAVIFQSHALLPWRTVLGNVAYAVTSKWRKWDRARVKAHAQKFIDLVGLTGSEHKRPSELSGGMKQRVGIARALSITPKIMLMDEPFSALDALTRGTLQDEVRRICLETGQTAFMITHDVDEAIYLADKIFLMTNGPGAVLAEIVENPLPKDRGRIDLHRHPLYYALRNHIVDFLVSRSKTFTATTPDHDPRNVPVVRPGLSEPTIVAAPSLVEATSTQKIAR; from the coding sequence ATGACCGACAAATTCATTTCCATCGAAGGCATCGCGCGGCGTTATCCCGGCGCGGATGGTGCCCCCATCACCGTGTTCGAGAACCTCTGGCTGTCGATGGGACGCGGCGAATTCGGCTGCGTGATCGGGCATTCCGGCTGCGGCAAGACCACAGTGCTGAACATTCTGGCCGGGCTCGACGAGCCGACCGAGGGCGCCGTCATCGTCGACGGGCAGGCCATCGAAGGCACCAGCCTCGACCGCGCCGTGATCTTCCAGAGCCATGCGCTGCTGCCGTGGCGCACCGTGCTCGGCAACGTCGCCTATGCCGTCACCTCGAAGTGGCGCAAATGGGACCGCGCCAGGGTCAAGGCGCACGCGCAGAAGTTCATCGACCTCGTCGGGCTGACCGGCTCGGAGCACAAGCGCCCCTCGGAACTGTCGGGTGGCATGAAGCAGCGCGTCGGCATCGCGCGCGCGCTGTCGATCACGCCGAAGATCATGCTGATGGACGAGCCGTTCTCGGCGCTGGACGCGCTGACGCGCGGCACGCTGCAGGACGAGGTGCGCCGGATTTGTCTGGAGACTGGACAGACCGCGTTCATGATCACCCACGACGTGGATGAAGCGATCTATCTCGCCGACAAGATTTTTCTGATGACCAACGGCCCCGGCGCGGTGCTGGCGGAGATCGTGGAAAATCCGCTGCCAAAGGATCGCGGCCGCATCGATCTGCATCGCCATCCGCTTTATTACGCGCTGCGCAACCACATCGTCGATTTCCTGGTCAGCCGCAGCAAGACGTTTACGGCGACGACGCCGGATCATGATCCGCGTAACGTGCCGGTGGTGCGGCCCGGGTTGAGCGAACCGACCATCGTTGCGGCGCCGAGCCTGGTCGAAGCCACTTCAACGCAGAAGATCGCGCGCTAG
- the ntrB gene encoding nitrate ABC transporter permease, with the protein MTFSLRFRAAVVSIALLAAFLGIWHLATRSTGTTTTMSPEYAKLMGLTATQGKSAMPGPLDVGAKLWEHLRQPFYDKGPNDKGLGIQLGYSIGRVGLGYLLAVIVAIPLGFLIGMSPLISKALDPFIQVLKPISPLAWMPLALYTIKDSSISAIFVIFICSVWPMLLNTAFGVAAVRKEWINVARTLEVGTIRRAFTVILPAAAPTILTGMRISIGIAWLVIVAAEMLVGGTGIGYFVWNEWNNLSITNVIIAILLIGVVGMLLDQILARFTRMVTFPE; encoded by the coding sequence ATGACCTTCTCCCTTCGCTTCCGCGCCGCTGTGGTCTCGATCGCATTGCTCGCGGCATTCCTCGGCATCTGGCATCTTGCGACCCGCAGCACCGGCACGACCACCACCATGTCGCCGGAATACGCAAAACTGATGGGGCTGACGGCAACGCAGGGCAAGTCGGCGATGCCGGGCCCGCTCGATGTCGGCGCCAAACTGTGGGAGCATCTCAGGCAGCCGTTCTACGACAAGGGGCCGAACGACAAGGGGCTCGGCATCCAGCTCGGCTATTCGATCGGCCGTGTCGGCCTCGGTTATCTGCTGGCGGTGATCGTCGCGATCCCGCTCGGCTTCCTGATCGGCATGTCGCCGTTGATCAGCAAGGCGCTGGATCCGTTCATTCAGGTGCTGAAGCCGATCTCGCCGCTGGCCTGGATGCCGCTGGCGCTCTACACCATCAAGGATTCCAGCATATCGGCGATCTTCGTGATCTTCATCTGCTCGGTGTGGCCGATGCTGCTCAACACCGCGTTCGGAGTAGCTGCCGTCCGCAAGGAGTGGATCAACGTCGCACGCACGTTGGAAGTCGGCACCATCAGGCGCGCCTTCACGGTAATCCTGCCGGCGGCGGCGCCGACGATCCTGACCGGCATGCGGATATCGATCGGCATCGCCTGGCTCGTGATCGTCGCTGCCGAAATGCTCGTGGGCGGCACCGGCATCGGCTACTTCGTCTGGAACGAGTGGAACAACCTTTCAATTACCAATGTCATCATTGCGATTCTCCTGATCGGCGTGGTCGGCATGCTGCTCGACCAGATCCTCGCGCGGTTCACGCGCATGGTCACGTTCCCGGAATGA
- a CDS encoding CmpA/NrtA family ABC transporter substrate-binding protein yields MSTFDNPFDPNRRLRAGGCSCGQHVSEAEHEQAALALRCEPAASEEKRYEGVVASAVMRAMFPKDVARRAFLKSVGASTALAAISQFFPLQTATELFAQGGAPEKKDLKVGFIPITCATPIIMAHPLGFYSKHGLNVEVVKTAGWAVIRDKTINKEYDAAHMLAPMPLAISLGLGANPIPFTVPAIENINGQGITLAMKHKDKRDPKDWKGMKLAIPFDYSMHNYLLRYYLAEHGIDPDTDVQLRSVPPPEMVANLRADNIDGFLAPDNICQRAIYDGVGFMHILSKEIWDGHPCCSFAASREFITSSPNSFAALTRAIVDATAYASKAENRKQIAEAIAPANYINAPVTVLEQVLTGTYADGLGGVKTDAKRVDFDPFPWQSFAVWMLTQMKRWGQIKGDVDYKAVAEQVYLATDTKKVMAEMGLTPPATAYKSFSVMGKTFDPAKPEDYLASFKIRKAS; encoded by the coding sequence ATGTCTACCTTCGATAACCCATTCGATCCCAATCGCCGTCTTCGCGCGGGCGGCTGTTCGTGCGGCCAGCATGTCAGCGAAGCCGAACACGAACAGGCCGCGCTGGCGCTGCGCTGCGAGCCCGCGGCGAGCGAAGAGAAGCGCTACGAGGGCGTGGTCGCGTCCGCCGTGATGCGGGCGATGTTTCCGAAGGATGTGGCGCGGCGCGCCTTCCTGAAATCGGTCGGCGCCTCGACGGCGCTGGCCGCGATCTCGCAATTCTTCCCGCTGCAGACCGCGACCGAATTGTTCGCGCAAGGCGGCGCGCCCGAGAAGAAAGACCTCAAGGTCGGCTTCATCCCGATCACCTGCGCGACGCCGATCATCATGGCGCATCCGCTCGGCTTCTATTCCAAGCACGGCCTCAACGTCGAAGTGGTGAAGACCGCCGGCTGGGCGGTCATTCGCGACAAGACCATCAACAAGGAATACGACGCCGCGCACATGCTGGCGCCGATGCCGCTCGCGATTTCGCTGGGGCTGGGCGCCAATCCGATTCCCTTCACGGTGCCGGCGATCGAGAACATCAACGGGCAGGGCATCACGCTTGCCATGAAGCACAAGGACAAGCGCGATCCGAAGGACTGGAAGGGCATGAAGCTCGCCATTCCGTTCGACTATTCGATGCATAATTACCTGCTGCGCTATTATCTGGCCGAGCACGGCATCGACCCCGATACCGACGTGCAGCTCCGCTCGGTGCCGCCGCCGGAGATGGTCGCCAATCTGCGCGCCGACAACATCGACGGCTTCCTTGCGCCCGACAACATCTGCCAGCGCGCGATCTATGACGGCGTCGGCTTCATGCACATCCTGTCCAAGGAAATCTGGGACGGCCATCCCTGCTGCAGTTTTGCCGCCAGCCGCGAGTTCATCACCAGCTCGCCGAACAGCTTTGCGGCGCTGACGCGGGCGATCGTGGACGCCACGGCCTATGCGTCGAAGGCGGAAAACCGCAAGCAGATTGCGGAGGCGATCGCGCCCGCGAACTACATCAACGCGCCGGTGACCGTGCTGGAGCAGGTGCTGACCGGCACCTATGCCGACGGCCTCGGCGGCGTGAAGACCGATGCCAAGCGCGTCGATTTCGATCCGTTCCCCTGGCAGTCGTTTGCGGTGTGGATGCTGACCCAGATGAAGCGCTGGGGCCAGATCAAGGGCGATGTCGACTACAAGGCGGTGGCGGAGCAGGTCTATCTCGCGACCGATACGAAAAAAGTCATGGCCGAGATGGGGCTGACGCCGCCGGCGACGGCGTACAAATCCTTTTCGGTGATGGGCAAGACGTTCGATCCGGCGAAGCCGGAGGACTATCTGGCGAGCTTCAAGATCAGGAAGGCGTCGTGA
- a CDS encoding sigma 54-interacting transcriptional regulator → MDLALRSTAETHDAGLRAAAFEFGIEPMLLLDPHADLILDANPAACTLLGYDRALLRQTKVSALHSGQLPALIVFTQAVLDKGAYWTNALTPRHATGQPLRLEYAGTVLPGDDRALVLLTMSDLDARRRRYVDAAAEDHMRGGIATWQRVERVFQDIERENQLILRAAGEGIYGVNAEGKTTFVNPAAERMLGWSAEELVGKAIHPIVHHTHHDGRHYPDHDCPIYAAFRDGAVHQVDGEVFWRKDGTPVWVEYTSTPIRDRGVVVGAVIVFRDVSQRREADEKLHAALAEVDRLRERLELENAYLQEEIRIETNPRGIIGQSEAIQTTLRQVKLVAPTSAAVMITGESGTGKELIARAIHEASSRRDRPLIRVNCAAIPRELFESEFFGHVRGAFTGAMRDRIGRFELANGGTLFLDEVGEIPLELQGKLLRVLQEGNFERVGEERTRAVDVRLIAATNRDLKQEVQRGRFREDLYFRLNVFPVESVPLRERREDIPLLAQHFLTSKALKSELRLSEGDARKLSRYDWPGNVRELQNVIERAAILAQNGRLRIDLPDVSGAPPSSGAPHVKTDSRPAVMTASEMRAHERANIEAALAACAGKVFGPGGAAEMLDIKPTTLASRLKALGIANARGQAWP, encoded by the coding sequence ATGGATCTGGCGTTGCGTTCGACGGCCGAAACGCACGACGCGGGCCTCCGCGCTGCCGCCTTCGAATTTGGCATCGAGCCCATGTTGCTGCTCGATCCCCACGCCGACCTGATCCTCGACGCCAATCCGGCCGCCTGCACTCTGCTCGGCTATGACCGGGCGCTGCTGCGACAGACCAAGGTCAGCGCGCTGCATAGCGGGCAGTTGCCGGCGCTGATCGTGTTCACGCAGGCCGTGCTCGACAAGGGCGCATACTGGACCAACGCGCTGACCCCGCGTCATGCCACCGGGCAACCCCTCAGGCTCGAATATGCCGGCACCGTACTGCCCGGCGACGACCGCGCGCTGGTGCTGCTCACCATGAGCGACCTCGATGCCCGCCGCCGCCGCTATGTCGATGCGGCCGCCGAAGACCACATGCGCGGCGGCATCGCGACCTGGCAGCGGGTCGAGCGCGTGTTCCAGGATATCGAACGGGAAAACCAGCTGATCCTGCGCGCTGCCGGCGAAGGCATCTACGGCGTGAACGCGGAAGGAAAGACCACCTTCGTCAATCCCGCCGCCGAGCGCATGCTGGGCTGGAGCGCGGAAGAACTCGTCGGCAAGGCCATCCACCCGATCGTTCATCACACCCATCATGACGGACGGCACTACCCGGATCATGACTGCCCGATCTATGCGGCGTTTCGCGACGGCGCGGTGCATCAGGTTGATGGCGAGGTGTTCTGGCGCAAGGACGGCACCCCGGTCTGGGTCGAATATACGTCGACGCCCATTCGTGACCGTGGCGTGGTGGTCGGCGCGGTGATCGTGTTTCGCGACGTCAGCCAGCGCCGCGAGGCCGACGAAAAGCTGCACGCGGCGCTCGCCGAAGTCGACCGCCTGCGCGAGCGGCTGGAGCTGGAAAACGCCTATCTGCAGGAAGAAATCCGCATCGAGACCAATCCGCGCGGCATCATCGGCCAGAGCGAGGCGATCCAGACCACGCTGCGCCAGGTCAAGCTGGTGGCGCCGACCTCGGCAGCCGTGATGATCACGGGCGAGTCCGGCACCGGCAAGGAATTGATCGCGCGCGCCATCCACGAGGCCAGCAGCCGCCGCGACCGGCCGCTGATCCGCGTCAACTGCGCGGCGATCCCGCGCGAACTGTTCGAGAGTGAGTTCTTCGGCCACGTCCGCGGCGCCTTCACCGGCGCGATGCGCGACCGCATCGGCCGCTTCGAACTCGCCAACGGCGGCACGCTCTTCCTCGACGAGGTCGGCGAGATCCCGCTCGAACTGCAAGGCAAGCTGTTGCGCGTGCTGCAGGAGGGCAATTTCGAACGCGTCGGCGAAGAGCGCACCCGCGCGGTCGATGTGCGCCTGATCGCCGCCACCAACCGCGACCTCAAGCAGGAAGTGCAGCGCGGCCGGTTTCGCGAGGATCTCTATTTCCGCCTCAACGTGTTTCCGGTGGAGTCCGTGCCGCTGCGCGAACGCCGCGAGGACATTCCGCTGCTGGCGCAGCACTTCCTGACCAGCAAGGCGCTGAAATCCGAACTGCGGCTGTCCGAGGGGGATGCGCGCAAACTGTCGCGTTACGACTGGCCGGGCAATGTCCGCGAACTGCAGAACGTGATCGAACGCGCCGCGATCCTCGCGCAGAACGGCCGGCTGCGCATCGACCTGCCTGACGTGTCAGGCGCGCCCCCCTCCTCCGGCGCGCCGCATGTGAAAACAGACAGCCGCCCCGCCGTCATGACCGCGTCCGAAATGCGTGCCCACGAACGCGCCAACATCGAGGCGGCGCTTGCGGCCTGCGCCGGCAAAGTGTTCGGCCCCGGCGGCGCCGCCGAGATGCTCGACATCAAGCCGACCACATTGGCCTCACGCCTCAAGGCGCTCGGGATCGCCAATGCGCGCGGTCAGGCGTGGCCATGA
- a CDS encoding class I SAM-dependent methyltransferase, translated as MSNVEDSVRSFYDTKGWSGGEDALFRQFRPAYREYHGSTTERTIGCFAGKHGSLLVVGGGDLPQSHVSIATQFEQAACVDISKAALDISETKLPKARKILGSICDLHEEASSQFDCIFAAHVIYHIDAQMQEKAVREMIRLVKPGGRIVILYSNPKSPIRFAAGALHRLRKMFTPKRAVEESGLYFSPHPLGWWQQFESDCKVSMLPWDVIGSYEERTLIWSDLMASAFYRAAGLVERAAPSLAVKLWQYPIVVLDKR; from the coding sequence ATGTCGAACGTCGAGGATTCCGTCCGCTCGTTTTATGACACGAAGGGCTGGAGCGGCGGTGAAGATGCGCTATTCCGCCAATTCAGGCCCGCTTATCGCGAGTACCACGGCAGCACGACCGAGCGGACGATCGGATGCTTTGCTGGCAAGCACGGCTCGCTTCTTGTTGTCGGCGGCGGGGATCTGCCTCAAAGCCATGTCTCCATCGCAACCCAGTTCGAGCAGGCCGCGTGCGTGGATATCTCCAAGGCCGCGCTCGATATCTCGGAAACAAAGCTGCCGAAGGCGCGGAAGATTCTCGGATCGATTTGCGACCTCCACGAGGAAGCGAGCTCGCAGTTCGACTGCATCTTCGCTGCCCACGTCATCTACCATATCGACGCGCAGATGCAGGAGAAGGCCGTCCGCGAGATGATTCGGCTGGTGAAGCCGGGCGGTCGCATCGTGATCCTCTACAGCAATCCGAAGTCACCGATCAGATTCGCTGCGGGTGCGCTCCATCGCTTGCGGAAGATGTTTACCCCCAAGCGTGCGGTCGAGGAATCCGGCCTTTACTTCTCCCCTCATCCGCTGGGGTGGTGGCAACAGTTTGAGTCCGACTGCAAAGTCTCGATGCTCCCGTGGGATGTCATCGGCAGTTATGAGGAGCGCACGCTGATCTGGAGCGACCTGATGGCGTCTGCCTTCTACCGGGCAGCTGGACTCGTCGAGCGTGCGGCGCCGAGCCTCGCTGTCAAGCTTTGGCAGTATCCGATCGTTGTGTTGGACAAGCGCTAG
- a CDS encoding Bug family tripartite tricarboxylate transporter substrate binding protein: MNKLTRRTFVTGSAALLCAPSIRTEAQPAWPAKSIRIVVPYPAGGQTDGIARAFGDYLARQVGKPVVVENKGGAGGVIGVSDAKRAEPDGTTILCTISSSLIQNRVTVKDLPYDPEKDFVYLTMVSGAGGPVVAAKKTGATNLREFIDYANKVGSLNWGSYGVGSTPHVLIETVAKQYGIKVQVIQYRGEAPMWNDVAGQTLDGAAGSYAAAAPVIQAGTGNLIGVVGTRLPPYPDTPTMIEQGAVGDFYDLRAFTTFAVPSGTPKDIVDRLSPLLIEAGTDPKVRQMLNNFILSSPADFETTNRIFKRDSEVMLRILRDLGVKPSE; encoded by the coding sequence ATGAACAAGCTGACACGGCGAACGTTCGTGACGGGGTCGGCCGCGCTGTTGTGCGCGCCGTCCATTAGGACCGAGGCGCAACCCGCATGGCCGGCAAAATCGATTCGTATCGTGGTGCCCTATCCAGCCGGCGGCCAGACTGACGGCATCGCGCGGGCGTTCGGCGACTACCTCGCACGGCAGGTGGGAAAACCGGTCGTCGTCGAAAACAAGGGCGGTGCCGGCGGCGTCATCGGGGTGTCGGATGCCAAACGCGCAGAACCCGACGGCACCACCATCCTGTGCACGATCTCGTCGTCGCTGATCCAGAACCGCGTCACAGTGAAAGACCTTCCCTACGATCCGGAAAAGGATTTTGTCTATCTGACGATGGTCAGCGGCGCCGGGGGTCCTGTCGTGGCGGCGAAAAAGACGGGAGCCACGAACCTTCGCGAGTTCATCGACTACGCCAACAAGGTCGGCAGCCTGAACTGGGGATCGTACGGCGTGGGTTCGACGCCGCACGTCCTGATCGAGACGGTGGCGAAGCAGTACGGCATCAAGGTTCAGGTCATCCAGTACCGCGGCGAGGCGCCGATGTGGAATGACGTCGCCGGACAGACCCTGGACGGCGCGGCCGGAAGCTATGCCGCGGCAGCGCCCGTCATCCAGGCAGGAACGGGCAACTTGATCGGCGTGGTCGGGACCCGACTGCCGCCCTATCCGGACACGCCGACCATGATCGAACAAGGCGCCGTCGGCGACTTCTACGACCTGCGCGCCTTCACCACCTTCGCGGTGCCGTCAGGCACGCCAAAGGATATCGTGGATCGGCTCTCACCGCTGCTGATCGAGGCGGGAACCGACCCCAAGGTCCGGCAGATGCTGAACAACTTCATCCTGTCGTCCCCGGCCGATTTCGAGACGACGAACCGCATCTTCAAGCGCGACAGCGAAGTGATGCTTCGCATCCTGCGTGATCTCGGCGTCAAGCCTTCGGAGTAG